From Theileria annulata chromosome 1, complete sequence, *** SEQUENCING IN PROGRESS ***, one genomic window encodes:
- a CDS encoding hexose transporter, putative (Tap821d03.p1c.C.cand.46 - score = 29.09;~SMART pfam:sugar_tr (PF00081) at aa 12-473, E()=2.80e-34;~12 probable transmembrane helices predicted for TA16160 by TMHMM2.0 at aa 7-29, 58-80, 92-114, 118-140, 147-169, 189-211, 279-301, 316-338, 345-363, 378-400, 413-435 and 440-462;~Signal peptide predicted for TA16160 by SignalP 2.0 HMM (Signal peptide probability 0.961, signal anchor probability 0.018) with cleavage site probability 0.293 between residues 24 and 25), whose product MAPKISAHLLIGVTIASLASLNFGLSSVSFNISKEFAIVDLEWCLNESSIYDCDKSQLYAGLANGSTFIGAALGSLMIGFAGKIGRRRSLMIINWLFGLGSLIAMGAVNFGMLFIGRLISGMGIGLSALAPVFMVEICNPDSRGKFAVIYPLFITFGQLLSTGWQLLHFRIVTNTGPDGGVFKLDDMDRFIWRSAQGLPIIFSAIGLVLIHMAFKFDTPYELIAAGKTSEAREVIEKLHDITLVDKIYNEFDKDQEIAKTTPNIPFFKAIKTPKYRKQIIHSFVLAALQQLTGITILTSNVAELFAQFMGRTYKSTVLCSLINIINFICTIVLSVIINKYGRKTLLAYGMSISTAFCAIAAFSKPVGKEAAWVGISTAVGSFGFVLGFALSMGGVTWVYLSEVYASEIKNGAYSIAVFINWLCASVSLIVSEFLISYSEVLVNTILFGFCVFNLIYVVVFIRETKGLPLGKAYD is encoded by the coding sequence ATGGCCCCTAAAATCTCCGCACATCTGTTGATCGGCGTCACAATCGCCTCACTGGCCTCGCTCAACTTCGGCCTCTCAAGCGTTAGCTTCAATATCTCAAAAGAGTTCGCAATTGTCGATTTGGAATGGTGTTTGAACGAATCCAGCATCTACGACTGTGATAAATCGCAACTGTATGCCGGATTAGCAAATGGATCCACTTTCATAGGTGCAGCATTAGGTTCATTGATGATCGGTTTCGCCGGTAAGATAGGAAGAAGAAGATCACTAATGATCATTAATTGGCTATTCGGCTTGGGCTCCTTGATAGCTATGGGAGCAGTCAATTTCGGAATGCTGTTCATAGGACGTTTGATCTCAGGAATGGGTATTGGACTTTCAGCATTGGCACCAGTGTTTATGGTAGAAATCTGTAACCCAGACTCAAGAGGAAAATTCGCAGTCATCTACCCACTCTTCATCACATTTGGACAACTCTTGTCAACAGGATGGCAACTACTGCATTTCAGAATCGTAACAAATACTGGACCAGACGGAGGAGTTTTCAAGTTAGATGATATGGATAGATTCATCTGGCGTTCAGCACAAGGTCTGCCAATAATCTTCTCAGCAATTGGACTAGTCCTGATCCACATGGCCTTCAAGTTCGATACACCATACGAATTAATTGCAGCCGGAAAAACATCGGAAGCACGAGAAGTTATTGAAAAACTACATGACATCACATTAGTGGATAAAATCTATAACGAGTTCGACAAGGATCAGGAAATTGCAAAGACGACACCGAACATCCCATTTTTCAAGGCAATCAAGACCCCGAAGTACAGGAAACAAATTATCCACTCGTTCGTGCTTGCAGCACTCCAGCAATTAACAGGTATCACCATCCTAACCTCAAACGTGGCCGAATTGTTCGCACAATTCATGGGAAGAACATACAAATCAACAGTTTTGTGCTCACTCATCAATATCATCAACTTCATCTGTACCATAGTTTTGTCAGTCATCATCAATAAATATGGAAGGAAAACACTCCTTGCATACGGTATGTCAATATCAACAGCCTTCTGCGCCATAGCAGCATTTAGTAAACCAGTTGGAAAAGAAGCCGCTTGGGTCGGAATCTCTACAGCAGTTGGCTCTTTCGGGTTTGTCCTAGGTTTCGCACTCTCCATGGGTGGTGTCACCTGGGTATATCTTTCAGAGGTCTATGCAAGTGAAATCAAAAACGGAGCATACAGTATTGCAGTTTTCATCAACTGGTTATGTGCCTCCGTCTCACTCATCGTCTCTGAATTCCTCATTTCATACTCTGAAGTACTAGTCAACACCATCCTCTTCGGATTCTGTGTCTTCAACCTTATCTACGTCGTTGTCTTTATTAGGGAGACTAAAGGCCTCCCACTCGGAAAAGCTTACGATTAA
- a CDS encoding uncharacterized protein (Tap821d03.p1c.C.cand.47 - score = 17.70;~SMART HATPase_c (SM00387) at aa 18-133, E()=1.02e-01), with protein MKEVYQFFSENLGLTGFDEKSVLYTISKELIENAIDACKDEQKEHKIKLQLKKNDDVIEIQCFDDGSGINPNSIESIGHIFNSSKSDQETSGTFGLGINENMIMKYNVVLSEDLKEPFVCNVLTEEVTLDEWPYNTGVITKFKCSVPNNFKELISSYLDIVSIHHPKINISLDMFGNLISKGNKQESITEGILSVFLSGVEIYTASFTTDQVGFKKVDVSCFIGKFSLKFKNYATLHVLRCINGIPMAKNSSSYCAIYSTIRNLIKKELKEYGIRSSGRISKQLMEELDSQVNTPEGVLNHKPVRTHHLTMFSFLGTFQLKLHQILLGT; from the exons atgaaggAAGTCTACCAGTTTTTTTCTGAAA ATTTAGGACTCACGGGATTTGATGAGAAGAGTGTACTCTACACAATAAGTAAAGAACTTATTGAGAATGCAATTGACGCATGCAAAGATGAACAGAAAgaacataaaattaagcTCCAGCTGAAGAAAAATGATGATGTTATAGAAATCCAATGTTTCGATGATGGGTCGGGAATCAACCCAAACTCAATAGAGTCAATAGGGCATATATTTAACTCATCAAAGTCCGACCAAGAAACATCAGGAACGTTTGGTTTAGG AATCAACGAGAACATGATCATGAAGTACAACGTGGTTTTGTCTGAAGATTTGAAAGAACCGTTTGTATGCAATGTACTAACTGAAGAAGTAACACTTGATGAGTGGCCTTACAACACGGGCGTGATAACAAAA TTTAAGTGTAGTGTTCCAAACAATTTTAAGGAGCTTATTTCTTCATATTTGGATATCGTAAGCATTCACCATCCCAAG ATAAACATCAGTCTCGACATGTTCGGAAATTTAATTAGCAAGGGAAACAAGCAGGAATCAATAACTGAAGGCATACTATCAGTTTTTTTAAGTGGAGTTGAGATATACACGGCCTCATTTACAACAGACCAAGTGGGCTTCAAGAAAGTGGATGTTTCTTGTTTCATAGGCAAATTTTCTCTGAAATTCAAAAATTATGCAACATTACACGTTCTGAGGTGCATTAACGGCATTCCTATGGCAAAAAACTCCAGTAGTTACTGTGCAATATATAGTACAATAAG AAACTTGATTAAGAAGGAGTTGAAGGAGTATGGAATAAGGTCTTCAGGAAGAATTAGTAAGCAATTGATGGAGGAGTTGGATAGCCAGGTTAATACTCCTGAGGGGGTACTGAACCACAAACCCGTGAGAACACATCATTTAACCATGTTTAGTTTCTTAGGGACATTCCAATTAAAACTGCACCAGATTCTACTTGGAACCTAA
- a CDS encoding uncharacterized protein (SMART 5 transmembrane domains at aa 63-82, 103-125, 140-170, 226-245 and 260-282;~5 probable transmembrane helices predicted for TA16150 by TMHMM2.0 at aa 63-82, 103-125, 140-170, 226-245 and 260-282) translates to MSDLSRDNWSQSSSPLLTDLNVPKIDIDDVDIGANYVNMEGSSFDNSSEQPLLNNEPSRSGVWALRFMVLTWIVTTFLFFFYREQISKLIRIIATFCAEQGSLVYLYYILIYAGTVPLLMSTEILTVTAGFIFAHIHGNALGIFISVLTSFIGYAAAMSICFVLARYLIYDFVNRRFRSYRYYNALMSATENVGFKMVSIIRLSPFFPSAICSYIFGTTNVSFRDFFWGSIGYIPALTFYSYAGSLLESLTSDEPVHGWRTVLYISISLVVSIAGMIYASNLTREHLPDV, encoded by the exons ATGAGTGATTTATCTCGAGATAACTGGAGCCAATCAAGTTCTCCACTTCTAACAGATTTAAATGTGCCCAAAATTGACATCG ATGATGTCGATATCGGAGCAAACTACGTAAACATGGAAGGTTCCTCATTTGATAACTCGTCGGAACAGCCTTTACTAAATAACGAACCCTCCAGATCAGGAGTGTGGGCCCTGAGGTTTATGGTTCTAACCTGGATTGTAACCACATTCCTGTTCTTCTTCTATCGCGAACAAATCTCAAAATTAATCAGAATAATTGCAACATTT TGCGCTGAACAAGGCTCATTGGTTTACCTGTATTACATCCTCATTTACGCAGGGACAGTGCCGCTTCTGATGTCTACGGAAATACTCACAGTCACAGCAGGATTCATTTTTGCACACATACATGGCAATGCCC TTGGAATTTTCATATCAGTCTTGACTAGTTTTATCGGTTACGCAGCAGCAATGTCAATATGCTTCGTATTGGCAAGATACCTTATATACGATTTTGTAAATCGACGGTTCAGATCATATAGATACTACAACGCACTAATGTCAGCAACCGAAAACGTTGGGTTCAAAATGGTTTCGATAATTAGACTGTCGCCATTTTTCCCCAGTGCCATTTGTAGTTACATCTTCGGAACAACAAACGTGTCATTCAGGGACTTCTTCTGGGGTTCAATCGGATATATCCCAGCACTAACCTTCTATTCCTACGCTGGCTCATTGCTCGAAAGCCTTACATCAGACG AACCAGTACACGGTTGGAGAACAGTACTATACATTTCAATCTCGCTCGTTGTCTCCATTGCCGGCATGATTTACGCTTCAAACTTGACCAGGGAACATTTGCCAGATGTTTGA
- a CDS encoding DnaJ-like molecular chaperone, putative (Tap821d03.p1c.cand.53 - score = 24.75;~SMART pfam:DnaJ (PF00226) at aa 58-126, E()=4.00e-03; 5 transmembrane domains at aa 5-27, 138-160 173-195, 210-232 and 333-355;~5 probable transmembrane helices predicted for TA16145 by TMHMM2.0 at aa 5-27, 138-160, 173-195, 210-232 and 333-355;~Signal peptide predicted for TA16145 by SignalP 2.0 HMM (Signal peptide probability 0.636, signal anchor probability 0.002) with cleavage site probability 0.267 between residues 16 and 17;~GPI-Anchor Signal predicted for TA16145 by DGPI v2.04, no cleavage site predicted) has translation MGLNVLLCHTVISAVANNLLLVGDHFVVKKFNSIFRFTLHALIASFLFYHELPKLGDTYFSYLGLPITATHSDVLKSYDRIQEFLKVSWKINNLIQTGSPDVVAKLKKAYQTLSNQESRMLYSAYGDVDIDAKNPQDFTIIVLTVSLSYYCVSAILCCALNRSNRLKFAKYITVLYNAVGFFLEVELRFLYACFMKNIFYLNKLLPYQHVEFLRAIPPFVMMVASLLTHSFVTDMDKLNMLLWQSAVATNGIILEKMANVVNATDYLKSLGRDNLSLPEDLFKFEARGSGFGEFLDSLDESQKKKLVDLLNNGVSLLLINSFQNGKAKTPKSRIIEFLKPALIYIVMFLVIRVFLK, from the exons ATGGGATTGAATGTTTTATTATGCCACACTGTTATTTCAGCTGTTGCCAACAATTTGCTCCTGGTTGGAGATCATTTCGTTGTAAAGAAATTCAATTCTATCTTTA GATTCACATTACACGCACTTATCGCATCATTCCTCTTCTACCACGAACTTCCAAAACTAGGAGACACATATTTTTCTTACCTTGGGTTACCTATCACTGCGACACATAGCGATGTGTTGAAATCTTACGACAGAATTCAGGAATTCTTGAAGGTAAGCTGGaagattaataatttaatacagACTGGATCACCGGATGTAGTCGCGAAGCTTAAGAAAGCATACCAGACTCTGTCAAATCAAGAATCCAGAATGTTATATTCTGCATATGGAGATGTTGATATAG ATGCAAAGAACCCGCAagattttacaattattgTACTTACCGTTTCGCTTTCATATTACTGTGTTTCTGCTATACTCTGTTGCGCTTTAAACAGGTCTAATAGACTTAAGTTTGCAAAATAT ATTACAGTTCTATATAACGCAGTTGGGTTTTTTCTCGAAGTTGAATTGAGGTTTTTATATGCCTGCTTTATGAAAAACATCTTTTACTTGAATAAACTTTTACCATATCAACACGTTGAG TTTTTGAGAGCAATACCACCTTTCGTGATGATGGTCGCTTCACTTTTGACTCACTCCTTCGTTACTGATAtggataaattaaacatgTTACTTTGGCAATCAGCTGTCGCCACCAATGGCATTATACTTGAAAAAATGGCAAACGTGGTTAATGCTACAG ATTATCTTAAAAGTCTGGGCAGGGATAATCTCAGCCTTCCTGAAGATTTATTCAAGTTTGAAGCCAGAGGCAGTGGTTTCGGGGAATTCTTAGACTCTCTAGATGAATCTCAGAAGAAGAAGCTAGTTGACTTGTTGAATAATGGAGTAAGTCTTTTGCTCATTAATTCTTTTCAGAACGGCAAAGCCAAAACACCCAAATCAAGAATCATTGAATTCCTGAAACCAGCCTTAATATACATTGTGATGTTCCTTGTAATTCGcgtttttttaaaataa
- a CDS encoding uncharacterized protein (Tap821d03.p1c.C.cand.48 - score = 58.70), with amino-acid sequence MNEPSEVLNSIKESYFTEKINERTKRHLDHSYSGDSIFSFVTPLFNPPVSEKFVQKESKRHKKVNFKNSNLALDLEYVTKVCNDTKFFIKPTEDGLHYVNESLMLFESFLHSLPNFSFKDSTKEDAESYFDALFESLLSCIEKEKYEVEIKEEPADDFSSLEIKNINKPEFSNEDDHQLMKQLLISLLLAYNWSLHLYNLTNIAFKISKSDLSDCANESILKTALGIKESNRNYIFYKNVSQQLWYLLKSKEENVNSFISEFTQKIAFINNIVDIEMAYEPNMWNKLKSEIPDSEKKTPFPSRNHHEENLNIIRNEMGRRINNQTKCEYLRRELDDVTSQMLNLESKNEEVLTKLDSLRKQLEELMGSFTTEIDNTKAGDSKKLPAPMSTLYTHLNNFSQSNPLRDISFKVLKEENGFQMSLSAPRDVLFPSLEATKFSFPLVYQFEVKGKEIKVTQVNSPKLISSKTAMDLAMNKFMGIEQQGDFDFGLKRYQDQLPKDFQENMETLYKLAQEFVWNLYILESYKTNNKSILSKILPEELQNRKIHSKYTYKEKNIWNVSNEAASAVVQVESNGNFKFKFSEFKKKGKIEVTESSKLMEHLKEKHVVKIENFGDLSKPIMDYFNKGYNLNHLSVLFESYLVSTIKNNKYRYYSTFCLPRNTWNTYIIPLILVLP; translated from the exons ATGAATGAACCTTCCGAGGTCCTAAATTCCATAAAAGAGTCATACTTTACGGAAAAAATCAATGAAAGGACCAAACGGCATCTCGACCATTCTTACTCCGGTGATTCTATTTTTAGTTTTGTTACACCTCTTTTTAATCCACCCGTATCCGAGAAGTTTGTTCAAAAAGAATCCAAGAGACACAAAAAAgtgaattttaaaaattcaaatttagCATTAGATCTAGAATATGTTACCAAAGTTTGTAACGATACtaaatttttcattaaacCGACCGAGGACGGATTACATTATGTTAATGAATCATTAATGCTATTTGAGTCATTTTTACATTCTTTGCCAAATTTTAGCTTTAAGGATTCAACGAAGGAAGACGCCGAATCGTATTTTGACGCATTATTTGAATCACTTTTGTCATGTATAGAAAAGGAAAAATATGAAGTGGAAATAAAAGAAGAACCAGCTGATGATTTCAGTTCATTGGAgataaagaatataaataaacCCGAGTTTTCAAATGAAGATGATCACCAGTTGATGAAACAACTGTTGATTTCGTTGCTTCTAGCATATAACTGGTCCCTGCATTTATATAATCTAACAAACATCgcatttaaaatttctaaatcAGACCTATCGGATTGCGCAAATGAAAGCATTTTGAAAACTGCACTGGGCATAAAGGAGTCAAACCGtaattacatattttataaaaacgTATCTCAACAATTGTGGTACCTCTTGAAGTCAAAAGaggaaaatgtaaattCATTCATATCAGAATTCACTCAAAAAATCGCAttcataaataatatagtaGATATAGAGATG GCATATGAACCAAACATGTGGAATAAACTAAAATCCGAGATTCCAGACTCAGAAAAGAAAACACCATTCCCATCTAGAAACCATcatgaagaaaatttaaacatcATTAGAAATGAAATGGGAAGAAGAATTAATAACCAAACAAAGTGTGAATATCTGAGACGAGAACTAGATGATGTTACGTCCCAGATGCTGAATTTGGAATctaaaaatgaagaagTACTCACAAAATTAGACTCACTTAGGAAACAACTTGAAGAACTAATGGGATCATTTACAActgaaattgataataCAAAGGCGGGAGATTCAAAAAAATTACCAGCGCCCATGTCCACACTGTATACACACCTGAACAATTTCTCGCAGTCTAACCCACTGAGAGATATCAGTTTCAAGGTATTAAAGGAAGAAAACGGATTCCAAATGTCACTCTCTGCACCAAGAGATGTATTGTTTCCATCACTAGAAGCCACTAAATTCTCGTTTCCATTAGTCTATCAGTTTGAAGTTAAAGGGAAAGAAATAAAAGTGACCCAAGTTAACAGCCCTAAATTGATATCAAG taaAACGGCCATGGATCTGGCAATGAATAAATTCATGGGAATTGAACAGCAAGGAGATTTCGACTTTGGACTTAAACGATACCAGGACCAACTGCCCAAGGATTTTCAAGAAAACATGGAAACTTTGTATAAATTag CCCAGGAGTTTGTGTGGAACCTCTACATCTTGGAGAGCTATAAGACAAATAACAAGTCCATACTATCAAAGATACTCCCAGAGGAACTCCAGAATAGAAAAATACATTCAAAGTACACATATAAAGAG aaaaatatCTGGAATGTATCAAATGAAGCAGCCTCAGCAGTAGTACAAGTGGAAAGTAATGGAAATTTCAAGTTCAAGTTTAGCGAATTTAAGAAAAAAGGAAAGATTGAAGTGACTGAGAGTTCCAAACTTATGGAACACCTGAAAGAAAAACATGTAGTTAAGATAGAG aacTTTGGTGACCTCTCGAAACCCATCATGGactattttaataaagGATACAACCTCAATCACCTGTCAGTTCTGTTTGAGTCATATTTGGTAAGTacaataaaaaataacaaatatagGTATTATTCGACCTTTTGTCTACCTAGAAACACTTGGAACACTTACATAATTCCTCTAATTTTAGTACTTCCCtaa
- a CDS encoding uncharacterized protein (Tap821d03.p1c.cand.52 - score = 23.99) yields the protein MHSVHFPVFQYSIPKPWYKIFLILQNQISNRIKYMYILYLITYSIFLDIARTLALSKNFVSTVPGSLGSSTYHETFLHNLDDVADLGADSKGTSSDKMHELEEILEDESQSPDEQVAYKYAENSKVFDNPVVLEVTSKPTVDEVKDFEKVKAHELASEDKHFDSLSSLVSQPGNLKVTGTSFTVGFIPLNNIQTSLGNKSLGDNGLNVNHLVSGLSGLNFGPTEHNGVLNDAVKHGILEPQDLPPVNVNAQAHNHFHVLNVNHHLSPIGDLNFNFQSPNTNPSTNTGKECFERTSKDGSKTTECYCSRQGDCRCTKSFVMVASFCDTMINDNFFNDFCTYDVKSDLQNNQWSSKKSSETIYDAFLSLKNGLCNNVTLDYCRYTCKQHIF from the exons ATGCATTCCGTCCATTTTCCCGTATTTCAATATTCCATCCCGAAACCATggtataaaatatttctaaTCCTACAAAATCAGATTTCGAATCGTATcaaatatatgtatatattgtaCTTGATTACATATTCTATATTCCTTGATATCGCAAGAACTTTGGCTCTG TCAAAGAATTTCGTTTCTACTGTGCCTGGGAGTTTAGGTAGTTCGACCTACCATGAAACTTTCCTACACAATCTGGACGATGTGGCGGATTTGGGCGCGGATTCGAAGGGGACCAGCAGTGACAAGATGCACGAGCTTGAGGAAATTCTAGAGGATGAATCTCAGAGTCCAGACGAGCAAGTTGCCTACAAGTATGCGGAGAATTCAAAGGTTTTTGATAACCCGGTAGTTTTAGAAGTCACTTCAAAGCCCACTGTTGACGAGGTGAAGGACTTCGAGAAGGTGAAGGCTCATGAATTGGCAAGCGAGGATAAGCATTTTGATTCCTTGAGCAGCCTAGTTTCACAACCCGGGAATTTGAAAGTTACTGGAACTTCTTTCACGGTAGGTTTTATCCCATTAAACAATATTCAGACTTCTCTTGGGAATAAGAGCTTGGGGGATAATGGCTTAAATGTGAACCACTTGGTTTCAGGCCTTAGTGGACTGAACTTTGGTCCTACAGAACATAATGGTGTTCTGAATGATGCAGTTAAGCATGGAATACTGGAACCTCAAGATCTCCCTCCTGTGAATGTTAATGCTCAGGCTCATAACCATTTCCATGTTCTGAACGTCAACCATCACCTTAGTCCAATTGGTGATTTGAATTTCAACTTCCAAAGTCCTAACACTAACCCTTCTACCAATACTGGTAAAGAATGTTTTGAGAGAACCTCAAAGGACGGCTCTAAGACTACAGAGTGTTACTGTTCAAGGCAAGGAGACTGTAGGTGCACCAAGAGTTTCGTAATGGTTGCTTCTTTTTGCGACACTATGATCAATGACAATTTTTTCAATGATTTTTGTACCTATGACGTCAAGTCTGATCTTCAAAATAACCAGTGGTCTTCTAAGAAGTCTAGCGAGACAATCTACGACGCATTCCTAAGTCTTAAAAACGGCCTTTGCAACAATGTGACTCTAGACTACTGCAGGTACACATGTAAGCAACatatattttga
- a CDS encoding uncharacterized protein (Tap821d03.p1c.C.cand.49 - score = 44.21;~SMART SANT (SM00717) at aa 209-263, E()=2.74e-02; ZnF_NFX (SM00438) at aa 476-496, E()=0.00e+00; 1 transmembrane domain at aa 600-622;~1 probable transmembrane helix predicted for TA17095 by TMHMM2.0 at aa 600-622), giving the protein MKDDDCFLELFKLHKMFENSFHITNPKQDNSIEKVYNNDIISINILLKPTDPDFDRTILSINDGIKINLNLHRVSVNNYPDSTTNPSEDHRISNLNTNLDHLPNFQSDQYRSGTYYDVKDISDISIDDNTLSEHFKNSIRKVLLDYISKNSKLRKYVIYESLKFLDKNLLKIYTISESVRNSRTNNVATQGTESKGGVEKNNTTKSANSDNPWTLEEQKCLEDGLVRSKGISDPREKWLFISKMVKTRTPEECRKRFLRCREVLVRNNRTEEIKEPEQPTYSLDRTGSLSFSRLEMIKLSLGRIGTFSMDIVCLRCTDRFEVTLADLGEKTIIYSKNCQKCSVPIRCEFTPSLFFPSQLTFGNLSLLNSDFIDLNHAEFKLTCEDCETQLRIREVKIGDKKSMNCRGCFTKFLFSFGNVQFGRGEEPSRESSVKKVIKYERKTPTVKGIKVGTPLPANGTCKHYKKSFRWFRFPCCGRLFPCDTCHDEATDHKCEYANFIVCGYCSTQQAASNKVCKFCSKGCTASSSSHWEGGKGCRDGTKLSRKDSKKYKLISKNNGKNQCKVKSQIEFITNSQSSNKSLSSYLRYKMYQYPPKSCGIVECRLLVVLILFSILYFNYFVFHQNIFVVYLFKRCLNQ; this is encoded by the exons atgaaagATGACGATTGCTTCTTGGAACTATTCAAGCTCCATAAAATGTTTGAAAATTCATTCCACATTACAAACCCAAAACAAGATAATTCAATAGAAAAGGTGTACAATAACgatataatttcaattaatattttattaaagCCCACTGATCCCGATTTTGATAGAACAATACTATCAATTAATGAtggaataaaaattaatcttaatTTACATCGAGTATctgtaaataattatccTGATTCCACAACAAATCCTTCAGAAGATCATAGAATCTCAAATTTAAACACAAACTTAGACCATTTACCAAACTTTCAGAGTGATCAATATAGATCCGGAACGTACTACGATGTTAAGGATATATCTGACATCAGTATAGATGATAATACACTTTCagaacattttaaaaattccaTAAGGAAAGTACTTCTAGACtatatttctaaaaattcCAAGCTCAGAAAGTATGTAATATACGAATCTCTAAAATTTTTGGATAAAAACCTGCTCAAAATATACACCATTTCGGAATCCGTTAGGAACAGCCGTACTAATAATGTAGCAACACAAGGAACTGAATCAAAGGGTGGTGTGGAAAAGAATAACACTACAAAGTCAGCAAATTCAGATAACCCATGGACCTTAGAGGAGCAAAAATG CCTTGAAGATGGCCTTGTTAGATCGAAAGGGATTTCCGACCCAAGAGAGAAATGGTTGTTCATTTCCAAAATGGTAAAGACGAGGACACCAGAAGAGTGTAGAAAGCGCTTCTTACGCTGCAGAGAAGTACTGGTCAGAAATAAC AGAACAGAAGAAATCAAAGAACCAGAACAACCAACTTACTCACTGGACAGGACTGGATCTTTGTCATTTTCAAGACTGGAAATGATTAAACTGTCTCTGGGAAGGATCGGAACATTCTC GATGGATATCGTATGCCTGAGGTGTACTGATAGGTTTGAGGTTACATTGGCAGACCTGGGTGAAAAGACCATCATTTACTCTAAAAACTGCCAAAAGTGTAGTGTACCAATTAGGTGCGAATTCACACCTTCACTCTTCTTCCCATCACAACTAACATTCGGGAACCTGTCACTTTTAAACTCTGATTTTATC GATCTTAACCACGCTGAATTTAAACTAACCTGTGAAGATTGCGAAACACAATTAAGAATAAGAGAAGTAAAAATAG GGGATAAAAAGAGTATGAATTGTAGAGGCTGTTTTACAAAGTTTCTATTCTCTTTTGGTAACGTTCAATTTGGAAGAGGAGAGGAACC ATCAAGAGAAAGTTCAGTTAAGAAGgttataaaatatgaaagGAAAACACCGACGGTAAAAGGAATAAAAGTAGGAACACCCCTTCCAGCAAATGGAACGTGCAAACATTACAAAAAGTCATTCAGATGGTTCAGATTCCCATGCTGTGGAAGA CTATTCCCCTGCGACACCTGCCATGATGAAGCTACCGACCACAAATGTGAATACGCCAACTTTATAGTATGCGGATATTGCTCAACACAACAAGCAGCGTCAAACAAAGTTTGCAAATTCTGTAGTAAGGGGTGTACAGCTTCATCAAGCTCACATTGGGAG GGAGGAAAAGGATGTAGAGATGGTACCAAACTAAGCAGGAAGGATTCCaagaaatataaattaattagtaaaaataaCGGAAAAAA CCAGTGTAAAGTAAAATCACAAATTGAATTTATCACGAATAGCCAAAGCAG TAACAAAAGTTTATCGTCATATTTACGTTATAAGATGTATCAATACCCACCAAAAAGTTGTGGTATAGTGGAATGTAGACTTTTAGTCgttttaatattgttttcgattttgtattttaattattttgtatttCATCAGAATATATTTGTTGTTTATCTATTTAAAAGATGTTTAAACCAATGA